One stretch of Streptomyces sp. NBC_00443 DNA includes these proteins:
- the pcaG gene encoding protocatechuate 3,4-dioxygenase subunit alpha → MTKIDTSRPETVLPTPSHTVGPFYGHALPFPGGGDIAPIGHPETIALQGCISDGEGSPLPDAFVELWGADPDGNVPEVDGSIRRDPASGGYLGRNGVEFTGWGRIQTDANGHWSARTLRPGARGRSAPYLSVCVFARGLLVHLYTRIYLPGDEAVLAADPLLSRVPDERRDTLIARKQRDGTYRFDIRLQGEGETVFLEYQ, encoded by the coding sequence ATGACGAAGATCGACACGAGCCGTCCCGAGACCGTGCTCCCGACCCCGTCGCACACCGTCGGCCCCTTCTACGGCCACGCCCTGCCCTTCCCCGGCGGCGGCGACATCGCCCCGATCGGCCACCCGGAGACGATCGCCCTCCAGGGCTGCATCAGCGACGGCGAGGGCAGTCCGCTGCCGGACGCGTTCGTGGAACTGTGGGGCGCCGACCCGGACGGCAACGTCCCCGAGGTCGACGGCTCGATCCGGCGCGACCCGGCGAGCGGCGGCTATCTGGGCCGCAACGGCGTGGAGTTCACCGGCTGGGGCCGCATCCAGACCGACGCCAACGGGCACTGGAGCGCGCGGACGCTACGGCCCGGCGCGCGCGGGCGGAGCGCGCCGTACCTCAGCGTGTGCGTCTTCGCGCGGGGCCTGCTGGTGCACCTGTACACCCGGATCTATCTGCCGGGCGACGAGGCGGTCCTCGCCGCCGACCCGTTGCTCTCCCGGGTACCGGACGAGCGGCGCGACACGCTGATCGCACGGAAGCAGCGGGATGGGACATACCGTTTCGACATCCGCCTTCAGGGCGAAGGCGAGACGGTCTTCCTGGAGTACCAGTGA
- the pcaDC gene encoding bifunctional 3-oxoadipate enol-lactonase/4-carboxymuconolactone decarboxylase PcaDC, giving the protein MTEKLLNHRAEGPTSAPPLLLGPSLGTSYALWDKVAPELSIGHRVVRWDLPGHGGSAAGLIGPGATVGDLAGLVLALADSLGIQRFAYAGVSLGGAVGLHLAVHHPERVSSLAVICSSAHFNGSRPWEERAALVRREGLAGLAEGANARWFTPGFTVPELVQDHRDADPGAYAACCDALAAFDLRDRLPEISSPTLLIAGREDPATPPAHLREIADAVPGAALVELPGASHLAPAQCPEAVLTALRAHFGGGARRGMEVRREVLGDAHVDRAQARQTPFTARFQDFISRYAWGEIWTDPTLSRRERSMITLTALVAHGHYDELAMHVRAARRNGLTPDEIGAVLLQTAVYCGVPAANSAFAAAQRVLAEEAEPDA; this is encoded by the coding sequence TTGACCGAGAAACTTCTCAACCACCGTGCCGAGGGGCCCACTTCCGCTCCCCCGCTGCTGCTGGGACCCTCGCTCGGCACCTCGTACGCGTTGTGGGACAAGGTCGCGCCCGAGCTGTCGATCGGCCACCGGGTGGTCCGCTGGGATCTGCCGGGGCACGGGGGCTCGGCGGCCGGCCTCATCGGCCCGGGCGCGACCGTCGGTGACCTCGCCGGCCTGGTGCTCGCGCTCGCCGACTCGCTCGGCATCCAGCGGTTCGCGTACGCGGGAGTGTCGCTGGGTGGTGCGGTGGGGCTGCACCTGGCCGTGCACCATCCCGAACGGGTCTCCTCACTGGCCGTGATCTGTTCGTCGGCGCACTTCAACGGCTCCAGGCCGTGGGAGGAGCGGGCCGCGCTGGTGCGGCGCGAAGGGCTGGCGGGGCTCGCCGAAGGCGCGAACGCCCGCTGGTTCACGCCCGGGTTCACCGTGCCGGAGCTGGTGCAGGACCACCGGGACGCCGACCCGGGTGCGTACGCCGCCTGCTGTGATGCGCTCGCCGCCTTCGACCTGCGGGACCGGCTGCCGGAGATCTCCTCCCCCACGCTGCTGATCGCCGGCCGCGAGGACCCCGCGACCCCGCCCGCCCATCTGCGGGAGATCGCGGACGCCGTGCCCGGTGCCGCGCTCGTGGAGCTTCCGGGGGCCTCGCATCTGGCGCCGGCCCAGTGCCCCGAGGCGGTGCTGACCGCGCTGCGGGCGCACTTCGGCGGCGGTGCCAGGCGGGGCATGGAGGTACGGCGCGAGGTGCTCGGCGACGCGCACGTCGACCGCGCGCAGGCCCGGCAGACGCCGTTCACCGCCCGCTTCCAGGACTTCATCTCGCGCTACGCCTGGGGCGAGATCTGGACCGACCCGACGCTCAGCCGCCGCGAGCGCAGCATGATCACCCTCACGGCGCTGGTCGCGCACGGCCACTACGACGAGCTGGCCATGCACGTCCGGGCAGCCCGGCGCAACGGGCTGACGCCGGACGAGATCGGGGCCGTACTGCTGCAGACGGCCGTGTACTGCGGGGTTCCTGCGGCGAACTCGGCGTTCGCGGCGGCCCAGCGGGTGCTGGCCGAGGAGGCGGAGCCGGACGCCTGA
- a CDS encoding anhydro-N-acetylmuramic acid kinase — MRVIGLMSGTSHDAIDAAAADLNLVGDSLVLKALGLVSEAYDESLREALAQALPPGAASMAQVCRLDTRIGQAFAVAAVRADRELCDGRAELVASHGQTGYHWAEDGQVHGTLQLGQPAWIAESTGLPVVADFRPRDIAAGGQGAPLVSLVDLLWLRGRPGTPVALNVGGIANLTAPDGTAFDTGPGCALIDAAARGFSGGRLAYDVDGALAGRGSVHEPLLLRLLEEPYYALPAPKTTGKELFHLGHLRDALAGFGTLPAEDVVATLTMLTARTVADAVRATGATEVIASGGGTRNPVLMRMLGQRLAGVALRPSDELGLPSAAKEAYAFAVLGFLTAHGLPGTVPAATGARHARVLGSITPGRDGLRLPPPAKERPVRLVLE, encoded by the coding sequence ATGCGAGTGATCGGCCTCATGTCGGGCACGTCCCACGACGCCATCGACGCCGCGGCCGCCGACCTGAACCTCGTCGGTGACAGCCTGGTCCTCAAGGCGCTGGGGCTGGTGAGCGAGGCCTATGACGAGTCGCTGCGGGAGGCGCTCGCGCAGGCGCTGCCTCCGGGGGCGGCCTCAATGGCGCAGGTGTGTCGGCTGGACACGCGGATCGGGCAGGCGTTCGCCGTGGCGGCGGTGCGGGCGGATCGTGAACTGTGCGACGGGCGGGCCGAGTTGGTCGCCTCGCACGGGCAGACCGGGTACCACTGGGCCGAGGACGGACAGGTGCACGGCACGCTGCAGCTCGGGCAGCCCGCGTGGATCGCCGAGTCGACCGGGCTGCCCGTGGTCGCCGACTTCCGGCCACGCGACATCGCGGCGGGAGGACAGGGCGCACCGCTGGTCAGCCTGGTCGACCTGCTGTGGCTGCGGGGCCGGCCGGGCACGCCCGTCGCCCTCAATGTCGGCGGGATCGCCAACCTCACCGCTCCGGACGGCACCGCCTTCGACACCGGCCCGGGCTGCGCGCTGATCGACGCCGCGGCGCGGGGGTTCAGCGGCGGACGGCTGGCGTACGACGTGGACGGGGCGCTGGCCGGTCGCGGCAGCGTCCATGAACCGCTGCTGCTGCGGCTGCTGGAGGAGCCGTACTACGCGCTGCCCGCGCCCAAGACGACCGGCAAGGAGCTGTTCCACCTCGGCCATCTGCGGGACGCGCTGGCCGGGTTCGGGACGCTGCCCGCCGAGGATGTCGTCGCCACGCTGACCATGCTCACGGCACGGACGGTCGCCGACGCCGTGCGTGCGACGGGCGCGACGGAGGTGATCGCCTCCGGCGGCGGGACGCGCAACCCCGTGCTGATGAGGATGCTCGGGCAACGGCTGGCCGGGGTGGCGCTGCGCCCGTCCGACGAGTTGGGGCTGCCGTCGGCCGCGAAGGAGGCGTACGCCTTCGCCGTGCTGGGGTTCCTGACCGCGCACGGACTGCCGGGCACGGTGCCGGCCGCCACCGGGGCCCGGCACGCGCGCGTGCTCGGTTCGATCACCCCGGGCCGGGACGGACTGCGGCTTCCGCCACCCGCGAAGGAGCGTCCGGTACGGCTGGTCCTGGAGTGA
- a CDS encoding TetR/AcrR family transcriptional regulator: protein MTSQAADGSETVAASRRSKITPQREREFFDAVLEQIRACGYDAVTMEGVAASTRCSKSTLYRQWGTKPQFVAAALRSSRLTRFDGIDTGTLADDLREAARAAGAWSAKDTRLFQALGHAVMEDPELKCALREALIDPEIEALRQILRRGVERGEVAADHPALEYVPAQIFGVLRARPVLEGEDADPDYLVRFVEAAVLPALGLT from the coding sequence ATGACGTCGCAGGCCGCGGACGGATCGGAGACGGTCGCCGCCTCGCGCCGCTCCAAGATCACGCCCCAGCGTGAGCGGGAGTTCTTCGACGCCGTGCTCGAACAGATCCGCGCCTGCGGCTACGACGCCGTCACCATGGAGGGCGTCGCCGCCAGCACGCGGTGCAGCAAGTCCACGCTCTACCGGCAGTGGGGGACCAAGCCGCAGTTCGTTGCGGCGGCCCTGCGCTCCAGCCGGCTCACGCGCTTCGACGGCATCGACACCGGCACTCTCGCCGACGACCTACGTGAGGCCGCGCGGGCCGCGGGGGCGTGGTCGGCCAAGGACACGCGACTGTTCCAGGCGCTCGGGCACGCCGTGATGGAGGACCCGGAACTCAAATGCGCCCTGCGTGAGGCACTCATCGACCCGGAGATCGAGGCGCTGAGGCAGATCCTGAGGCGCGGGGTCGAGCGCGGGGAGGTCGCCGCGGACCATCCGGCGCTGGAGTACGTTCCCGCCCAGATCTTCGGCGTGCTGCGGGCGCGTCCCGTGCTGGAGGGCGAGGACGCCGACCCCGACTACCTCGTCCGTTTCGTGGAGGCCGCCGTGCTGCCGGCACTGGGCCTCACCTGA
- the pcaB gene encoding 3-carboxy-cis,cis-muconate cycloisomerase has product MTSPDAETGLLAPGWTGSPAASATGDSACLQALLDAEAALTRAQAAEGSVPAEAARAVTEAAEATRFDVRSLAERARGGGNPVIPLVADLTKAVGEEYGPYVHRGATSQDILDTATMLIAARTLDLVLADLDRTQQALARLAAGHRDTAMPGRTLTQHAVPTTFGLKAAGWRSLVLDARDRVAAVRDSLPAQLGGAAGTLAAFGAYGADDPTSLPAAYAGELGLRAPELPWHTLRTPIADLAGCLAFTAGALGKLAADVLTLSRTEIAEVAESSGGGSSAMPHKSNPVRSTLIASAARRAPQLAATLYGSMAAEDERPAGAWHAEWEPLRDLLRLVGGAARDAVELTEGLRVAAEVMREHLDLTHGLIVSERLSAELAPVLGRARAKELLTRLASEGRPLGEAPELADVDLDPAHYTGSAGALTDRALERR; this is encoded by the coding sequence GTGACTTCTCCCGATGCCGAAACCGGTCTGCTCGCCCCCGGGTGGACAGGCTCCCCCGCCGCCTCCGCGACCGGCGACAGCGCCTGTCTCCAGGCGCTGTTGGACGCCGAGGCCGCGCTGACGCGGGCACAGGCCGCTGAGGGGTCGGTCCCCGCCGAGGCGGCGAGGGCGGTCACGGAGGCGGCCGAGGCGACTCGCTTCGACGTACGGTCCCTCGCCGAGCGGGCGCGCGGGGGCGGCAACCCGGTCATCCCGCTGGTCGCCGACCTGACGAAGGCGGTCGGCGAGGAGTACGGCCCGTACGTCCACCGGGGTGCCACCAGCCAGGACATCCTGGACACGGCGACGATGCTGATTGCGGCCCGCACGCTGGACCTGGTGCTGGCCGACCTCGACCGCACCCAGCAGGCCCTGGCCCGGCTGGCCGCCGGGCACCGCGACACCGCGATGCCCGGGCGGACGCTCACCCAGCACGCGGTACCGACGACGTTCGGGCTCAAGGCGGCCGGATGGCGGTCGCTGGTGCTGGACGCACGGGACCGGGTGGCGGCCGTACGGGACTCGCTGCCCGCCCAACTCGGCGGCGCCGCCGGAACGTTGGCCGCCTTCGGGGCGTACGGCGCGGACGATCCGACCTCGCTGCCGGCGGCCTACGCCGGTGAACTCGGCCTGCGGGCACCCGAGCTGCCCTGGCACACCCTGCGCACGCCCATCGCCGATCTCGCCGGGTGCCTCGCCTTCACGGCGGGGGCGCTCGGCAAGCTCGCCGCGGACGTCCTCACCCTCTCCCGCACCGAGATCGCCGAGGTCGCGGAGAGCAGCGGCGGGGGCTCGTCCGCCATGCCGCACAAGTCCAATCCCGTACGGTCCACCCTGATCGCCTCCGCAGCGCGGCGGGCGCCTCAGCTCGCGGCCACGCTGTACGGCTCGATGGCGGCCGAGGACGAGCGGCCTGCCGGGGCCTGGCATGCCGAGTGGGAGCCGCTGAGGGACCTGCTGCGGCTGGTCGGCGGGGCCGCACGGGATGCCGTGGAGCTGACCGAGGGACTGCGGGTCGCAGCCGAGGTCATGCGCGAACACCTGGATCTCACCCACGGGTTGATCGTCTCGGAGCGGCTGTCCGCCGAGCTGGCTCCCGTCCTGGGGCGGGCCCGGGCCAAGGAACTCCTCACCCGGCTGGCGTCCGAGGGCCGCCCTCTCGGTGAGGCGCCGGAGCTGGCGGACGTCGACCTCGATCCCGCCCACTACACCGGCTCCGCCGGAGCCCTCACCGACCGTGCTCTGGAGCGACGTTGA
- a CDS encoding DUF2510 domain-containing protein — MTQVTPPGWYPDPGRQSDGPPTERWWDGKAWTDQVRPAGSTDVWGPPEQLSGEGAYPAYPAHPGYPGQLQSGGRRRLRAGIAVGVAAVVLASIGVGVYALTADGGSGGSSANSPQQGSGGQGGQGGPGGGQGGPFGDSGGGNGGSGGGNGGSGGESPAPDESEAPKVDSGSVTDAVNGISIPIPDGWYGQEIGWGAHVASDETYKCPAETSQSCQKGGAYSAPALALGSKGDTAEEVAKADIEANAKDSYGKGYGEITSHEVLASKAVTVAGQKGYLVRWKAITSKGADGYVESLAFPSPVRAEQMVVVRFGVDVGEKQSLIDDITKGIKVSTGGGNGQDV, encoded by the coding sequence ATGACGCAGGTGACTCCTCCCGGCTGGTACCCAGACCCCGGCCGGCAAAGTGACGGTCCGCCCACCGAGCGCTGGTGGGACGGCAAGGCATGGACGGACCAGGTCCGGCCCGCGGGGTCGACCGACGTATGGGGTCCTCCGGAGCAGTTGTCGGGCGAGGGCGCTTATCCGGCGTATCCGGCACATCCCGGATATCCCGGCCAGTTGCAGTCGGGCGGGCGGCGCCGTCTGCGTGCGGGCATAGCCGTGGGAGTGGCCGCTGTGGTCCTCGCGAGCATCGGTGTCGGCGTGTACGCGCTGACCGCCGACGGCGGCTCGGGTGGCAGCAGCGCCAACTCCCCGCAGCAGGGGTCCGGCGGGCAGGGTGGCCAGGGCGGGCCCGGTGGCGGCCAGGGCGGCCCCTTCGGCGACTCCGGCGGCGGCAACGGCGGTTCGGGGGGCGGCAACGGCGGTTCCGGCGGTGAGTCGCCCGCACCCGACGAGTCCGAGGCGCCGAAGGTGGACAGCGGTTCGGTGACCGACGCCGTGAACGGAATCAGCATTCCCATCCCGGACGGCTGGTACGGGCAGGAGATCGGCTGGGGCGCGCACGTGGCCTCGGACGAGACGTACAAGTGCCCCGCCGAGACCTCCCAGAGCTGCCAGAAGGGAGGCGCGTACTCCGCCCCCGCGCTCGCGCTCGGCTCCAAGGGCGACACGGCCGAGGAGGTCGCCAAGGCGGACATCGAGGCCAATGCCAAGGACTCCTACGGCAAGGGCTACGGCGAGATCACCTCACACGAGGTGCTGGCTTCCAAGGCGGTGACCGTGGCCGGGCAGAAGGGCTATCTGGTCCGCTGGAAGGCGATCACGAGCAAGGGCGCCGACGGCTACGTCGAGTCGCTCGCCTTCCCCTCGCCCGTGCGGGCCGAGCAGATGGTCGTGGTCCGCTTCGGTGTCGACGTCGGTGAGAAGCAGTCGCTGATCGACGACATCACCAAGGGCATCAAGGTGTCCACCGGCGGCGGCAACGGCCAGGACGTCTGA
- a CDS encoding ATP-binding protein — translation MTEVRPTQVASASLWERDEELAAVEAALDSLCREKSSSGGLLVLRGEAGLGKTALLAETRRIAEARGCTVWSARGSETLSSVPFNVVRQLMQPALLSLMPEEAREYLGDWYDIAGPALGITDPGERQADPQGVCDGLVAAVRRLARRDWPLVLLIDDAHWADQETLRWLAAFAERLGEQNVLVVVARRPGEVSGDSARHLDAVAAAGSSVATLSALTPDATAGLTRATLGPHADAPFCREVWAVTGGNPYETVELLAKVQDSEFEPTESAAAELRALNRAARGGGLVARLETLGIEATRFAWAAAILGTGISVDLVAELATMSLDDAVRCANLLRTARILTEPDPAGAQPGDGELEFVHPLIASAVYNSIPDALRTAMHGIAARVVTDNGRGAAVAARHLLEVHPDNDEELVEQLREAAREHLAVGAPDAARRCLERALLEPPLPEVHARVLHELGGATLLTAPATTIDHLQTALAMPGLDGDERVDAVYRLSQALLHNDQLEEAVRTVEAEAARHRAGPARLRLQAVQFMWEGIHAGDGAYPGRSTRLAELAGTCTGRDNSERALLILRGFDAMARGENAEEVAELCDRALVNGRLAPGLGWTDPEWGIELLMMLANSYAFTDRLDRAESLYNEALRAYESAGWSGGHLALAHAYVGVGHRRRGRLREAEASLRKSLALAERVGRRLPLHWSATCNLVDTLLARGHVQEAWELAEQHGFAPPYPTTIVLPDPRSVRGRLLLAVGRTKDGINELEAAEKAAAVRGHHNPVLVPWAVDLARALANEDPERAARLATDVRRHAERLGTDTAIGEALRCAADLETGQRAVRLAEQAVTYLEASPCQYEHATARVEFGIAARSSSELRRGLTLARSCGADGLVLQAEAALATGAV, via the coding sequence ATGACGGAGGTACGGCCCACGCAGGTCGCCTCGGCCTCCCTGTGGGAGCGCGACGAGGAACTCGCCGCCGTCGAGGCGGCGCTCGACAGCCTGTGCAGGGAGAAGTCCTCCTCGGGCGGCCTCCTGGTGCTCCGGGGCGAGGCGGGACTCGGCAAGACCGCGCTGCTGGCCGAAACCCGCCGTATCGCCGAGGCCCGCGGCTGCACGGTGTGGTCCGCCCGCGGCAGCGAGACGCTGAGCTCTGTCCCCTTCAACGTGGTCCGGCAGCTGATGCAGCCCGCCCTGCTGTCGCTGATGCCGGAGGAGGCACGCGAGTACCTCGGCGACTGGTACGACATCGCCGGGCCCGCCCTCGGCATCACGGACCCCGGCGAGCGGCAGGCCGACCCGCAGGGCGTGTGCGACGGCCTGGTCGCCGCCGTACGCCGGCTGGCCCGGCGGGACTGGCCGCTGGTGCTGCTGATCGACGACGCCCACTGGGCCGACCAGGAGACCCTGCGCTGGCTCGCCGCCTTCGCCGAACGCCTCGGCGAACAGAACGTCCTGGTCGTGGTGGCCCGCCGCCCCGGTGAGGTCAGCGGCGACAGCGCCCGCCACCTCGACGCGGTCGCCGCCGCGGGCAGCTCCGTCGCCACCCTGAGCGCGCTCACCCCGGACGCGACCGCCGGCCTCACCCGCGCCACCCTCGGCCCGCACGCCGACGCCCCGTTCTGCCGCGAGGTCTGGGCGGTCACCGGCGGCAACCCGTACGAGACCGTCGAACTCCTCGCCAAGGTGCAGGACAGTGAGTTCGAGCCGACCGAGTCCGCGGCCGCCGAGCTGCGCGCCCTGAACCGCGCGGCACGCGGCGGCGGCCTCGTCGCACGCCTGGAGACACTCGGCATCGAAGCCACCCGGTTCGCCTGGGCGGCCGCCATCCTCGGCACCGGCATCTCCGTGGATCTGGTGGCCGAGCTCGCCACCATGAGCCTCGACGACGCGGTGCGCTGCGCCAATCTCCTGCGCACCGCCCGCATCCTCACCGAGCCCGACCCGGCGGGTGCCCAACCGGGCGACGGCGAGCTGGAGTTCGTCCACCCCCTCATCGCCTCCGCCGTCTACAACTCCATTCCCGACGCCCTGCGCACCGCGATGCACGGCATCGCCGCCCGTGTCGTCACCGACAACGGACGTGGCGCCGCGGTCGCCGCCCGCCACCTCCTCGAGGTCCACCCGGACAACGACGAGGAACTCGTCGAGCAGCTGCGCGAGGCCGCCCGCGAGCACCTCGCCGTCGGCGCCCCCGACGCGGCCCGCCGCTGCCTGGAGCGGGCCCTGCTGGAACCGCCCCTGCCCGAGGTCCACGCGCGCGTGCTCCACGAACTGGGCGGCGCGACCCTCCTCACCGCGCCCGCCACCACCATCGACCACCTTCAGACCGCCTTGGCCATGCCCGGCCTCGACGGCGACGAACGCGTCGACGCCGTCTACCGCCTCTCCCAGGCACTGCTCCACAACGACCAGCTGGAGGAGGCCGTCCGCACCGTCGAGGCGGAAGCCGCCCGGCACCGGGCCGGCCCCGCCAGGCTGCGGCTGCAGGCGGTGCAGTTCATGTGGGAGGGCATCCACGCGGGCGACGGGGCCTACCCGGGGCGCTCCACCCGCCTCGCCGAACTCGCCGGCACCTGCACCGGCCGCGACAACTCCGAGCGCGCCCTGCTCATCCTGCGCGGCTTCGACGCCATGGCCCGCGGCGAGAACGCGGAGGAGGTCGCCGAACTGTGCGACCGCGCCCTCGTCAACGGCCGCCTCGCCCCCGGACTCGGCTGGACCGACCCGGAGTGGGGCATCGAGCTGCTGATGATGCTGGCCAACTCCTACGCCTTCACAGACCGCCTCGACCGGGCGGAGTCCCTCTATAACGAGGCTCTGCGCGCCTACGAGTCCGCCGGCTGGAGCGGCGGCCACCTCGCCCTGGCCCACGCCTACGTCGGCGTCGGACACCGCAGACGCGGCCGGCTTCGCGAGGCCGAGGCGTCCCTGCGCAAGTCGCTGGCGCTCGCCGAGCGCGTCGGCCGTCGGCTGCCCCTGCACTGGTCGGCGACCTGCAACCTCGTCGACACGCTGCTCGCCCGCGGTCATGTCCAGGAGGCCTGGGAGCTCGCCGAGCAGCACGGCTTCGCCCCGCCGTACCCGACCACCATCGTGCTGCCGGACCCGCGCTCGGTCCGCGGCCGTCTGCTCCTCGCCGTCGGCCGCACCAAGGACGGCATCAACGAACTGGAGGCCGCGGAGAAGGCGGCCGCCGTACGCGGCCACCACAACCCGGTCCTGGTCCCCTGGGCCGTCGACCTGGCCCGTGCCCTCGCCAACGAGGACCCGGAGCGCGCCGCCCGGCTGGCCACCGACGTCCGCCGGCACGCCGAGCGCCTCGGCACCGACACCGCCATCGGCGAGGCCCTGCGCTGCGCGGCCGACCTGGAGACCGGCCAGCGCGCGGTACGCCTCGCCGAACAGGCCGTCACCTATCTGGAGGCCTCGCCCTGCCAGTACGAACACGCCACCGCCCGGGTCGAGTTCGGAATCGCCGCGCGCTCGTCGTCGGAGCTTCGGCGCGGGCTGACGCTGGCGCGGTCGTGCGGCGCGGACGGACTGGTGCTGCAGGCGGAGGCAGCACTGGCCACGGGAGCGGTCTGA
- a CDS encoding MFS transporter, with translation MTVTSSDRGTVRSRRALVAGSVGNFIEWYEFGVYGYFATIIAARFFTPEGGSEAEALVRTYASFALAFFFRPVGAALFGRLGDRIGRRPVLIMVIALMTGATTLIGALPTYDTVGALAPWLLTFLRVLQGLSAGGEFGGAVSVMTEFAPPGRRGLYGSWQSFTVALGLLGGAGAAALLATVLTEGQLGDWGWRLPFLMTLPLGLGALWLRLRLDETPAFREEREAERPPGREVAGAIALGAGRIMGWAAAGYTFLVVLPSYLQSTLDATFQQALIATVLANLGFAVTIVPAGWLSDRYGRRPVMLTGAVLVVVLAVPLLNLLQAPGVSLTVKGAAVCGAGAVVGLMAGPGPAMLAELFPTNVRYTGLGLAYALSNAVFSGCAGLIITETIERTGNVDIPAYYAAATCAVSVLALTAAPKASARKPGAPAREPRGRAS, from the coding sequence ATGACGGTGACTTCGTCCGACCGCGGCACGGTCCGATCCCGCAGGGCCCTGGTCGCGGGTTCGGTGGGCAACTTCATCGAGTGGTACGAGTTCGGGGTCTACGGCTACTTCGCGACGATCATCGCGGCGCGCTTCTTCACGCCGGAGGGCGGCAGTGAGGCCGAGGCGCTGGTGCGGACGTACGCGTCGTTCGCGCTGGCGTTCTTCTTCCGGCCGGTCGGAGCGGCCCTGTTCGGACGGCTCGGGGACCGGATCGGGCGGCGACCGGTGCTGATCATGGTGATCGCGCTGATGACCGGGGCGACGACGCTGATCGGCGCGCTGCCCACGTACGACACGGTCGGCGCCCTCGCCCCGTGGCTGCTGACCTTTCTGCGGGTGCTGCAAGGGCTGTCCGCGGGCGGGGAGTTCGGGGGCGCGGTGTCGGTGATGACCGAGTTCGCGCCACCCGGGCGGCGCGGCCTTTACGGGTCGTGGCAGTCGTTCACTGTGGCGCTGGGGCTGCTGGGCGGCGCGGGGGCGGCGGCGCTGCTGGCCACCGTGCTGACCGAGGGCCAACTGGGCGACTGGGGCTGGCGGTTGCCGTTTCTGATGACGTTGCCGCTGGGGCTGGGTGCCCTGTGGCTGCGGCTGAGGCTGGACGAGACGCCTGCGTTCCGGGAGGAGCGGGAGGCCGAGCGGCCGCCCGGGCGCGAGGTGGCGGGGGCGATCGCGCTGGGCGCCGGGCGGATCATGGGGTGGGCGGCGGCCGGGTACACCTTCCTGGTCGTACTGCCGTCGTACCTGCAGTCCACGCTGGACGCGACCTTCCAGCAGGCGCTGATCGCCACGGTGCTGGCCAACCTCGGTTTCGCGGTGACGATCGTGCCGGCGGGGTGGCTCAGCGACCGGTACGGGCGGCGGCCGGTGATGCTGACGGGGGCGGTGCTCGTGGTGGTCCTCGCGGTGCCGCTGCTCAACCTTCTCCAGGCGCCGGGCGTTTCCCTCACCGTGAAGGGTGCGGCGGTGTGCGGCGCGGGTGCCGTGGTGGGTCTGATGGCGGGGCCGGGCCCGGCGATGCTCGCGGAGCTGTTCCCGACGAACGTGCGCTACACGGGGCTGGGACTCGCCTACGCCCTGTCCAATGCGGTGTTCTCGGGCTGCGCCGGGCTCATCATCACGGAGACGATCGAACGAACCGGCAACGTGGACATCCCGGCGTACTACGCTGCCGCGACCTGCGCGGTGAGTGTCCTCGCACTGACTGCGGCGCCGAAGGCCAGTGCCCGGAAGCCGGGAGCCCCGGCCAGGGAACCGAGAGGAAGGGCGAGCTGA
- a CDS encoding phosphatase PAP2 family protein: MNARTEPARAETDAIARPPLVRELLLVAGLFLVYTFGRQLATGHTGEAFHNADRVWDLERAVHLPGEGSVQNLLLHGDTLIHLANTYYATVHFPATAAFLIWLYLRRPTHYVWARRVLAVVTAAALVVHLTFPLAPPRMLAATGLIDTGQVYGPSVYGSPETDHLSNQFAAMPSLHFGWALMVAIGLILATRSRWRWLWLLHPLVTLLVIVGTANNYWLDAIVATAMLGIALAVVHLPQRTATTAGRGADRLVPAPRSEEAADEDAVLVGAGR, from the coding sequence ATGAATGCCCGCACCGAGCCTGCCCGGGCGGAGACCGACGCGATAGCGCGGCCTCCGCTCGTCCGGGAGCTCCTGCTCGTCGCAGGGCTCTTCCTCGTCTACACGTTCGGCCGGCAGCTCGCCACGGGCCACACCGGCGAGGCCTTCCACAACGCGGACCGTGTGTGGGACCTGGAACGAGCCGTCCACCTGCCCGGCGAGGGCTCGGTGCAGAACCTGCTGCTGCACGGCGACACGCTCATACACCTCGCGAACACCTACTACGCGACCGTCCACTTCCCGGCCACCGCGGCCTTCCTGATCTGGCTCTACCTGCGGCGCCCCACGCACTACGTCTGGGCCCGCCGCGTCCTCGCCGTCGTCACCGCTGCCGCCCTGGTGGTGCATCTGACGTTCCCGCTCGCCCCGCCGCGCATGCTCGCCGCGACCGGCCTGATCGACACCGGGCAGGTGTACGGCCCCTCCGTGTACGGCTCGCCCGAGACCGACCACCTCTCGAACCAGTTCGCGGCGATGCCGTCGCTGCACTTCGGCTGGGCGCTCATGGTGGCGATCGGCCTGATCCTGGCGACCCGGTCGCGATGGCGGTGGCTCTGGCTGCTGCACCCGCTGGTGACCCTGCTGGTCATCGTGGGCACGGCCAACAACTACTGGCTCGACGCGATCGTCGCGACCGCCATGCTCGGCATCGCGCTCGCGGTGGTCCATCTGCCGCAGCGCACGGCGACGACGGCCGGACGCGGCGCCGACAGGCTCGTACCGGCGCCCCGCAGCGAGGAAGCCGCAGACGAGGACGCCGTACTCGTGGGGGCGGGCCGATGA